The Plectropomus leopardus isolate mb chromosome 2, YSFRI_Pleo_2.0, whole genome shotgun sequence genome has a window encoding:
- the manf gene encoding mesencephalic astrocyte-derived neurotrophic factor: protein MLSLSGLSVALALALVPGPGEALNEGECEVCVSFLGKFYQSLKDNNVEFKAADIEKSLLKSCKDAKGKENRFCYYIGATSDAATKIINEVSKPLSYHVPVDKICGKLKKKDSQICELKYDKQLDLTTVDLKKLKVKDLKKILEEWGESCKGCAEKTDFIRKITELMPKYAPAAARARTDL from the exons ATGTTGAGTTTAAGCGGGCTGTCGGTGGCTCTCGCGCTCGCTCTGGTGCCCGGTCCCGGTGAGGCGCTGAATGAGGGAGAGTGTGAAg tgtgtgtttcctttCTGGGGAAGTTTTACCAGTCGCTAAAGGACAACAACGTAGAGTTCAAGGCCGCAGACATCGAGAAATCCCTCCTAAAGAGCTGCAAAGATGCAAAAGGCAAAGAAAACCGCTTT TGTTATTACATCGGAGCAACAAGCGACGCAGCCACCAAGATCATCAACGAGGTGTCCAAACCGCTCAGCTACCACGTCCCCGTGGACAAGATCTGTGGCAAACTGAAGAAGAAGGACAGTCAGATCTGTGAACTCAAATACG ACAAACAGCTGGACCTGACCACAGTGGACCTGAAAAAGCTTAAAGTGAAGGACCTGAAGAAGATCCTGGAGGAGTGGGGCGAGTCCTGCAAAGGCTGCGCCGAAAAGACCGACTTCATCCGCAAAATCACGGAGCTCATGCCCAAGTACGCTCCCGCAGCCGCCAGAGCACGGACAGATCTGTAA